AAAGTTGTCATTGTCCCCACTCCATTTTGCAATGGCTAAGCCTATAAAGGTGAAGGAGGAGGTGGCGACGTCATGGTTGTCCGCCCTCGACACCGGGCAAGCTTTGCGATAACCAGATCTGCGGCAGCACCCGTGTACTTGATCGTCCACATCAAGGCAGGAGAATTATactcataaaaaaaacattatgtggaaaaaaaaagtggATACAAAAGGATAGGTTGATAAGCTCGACAAAGAAAGGCACAAGTATAACTGGAAATGAATGACATTTGAATGAAAAACTAATGCCCATCAACATCAAATAAGAACTGAGGTTCACAAAGATAATAGTATTATAGTGTAGATAAATAGTATATTGATCAAACAAGATCAATAAACAAATCCAGTTTCAGCCAAAAAACAAGATCAATTGACAAAATCCAGTCATTCTTGAATAGAGATTCATACAAACAATTCAAACCATCATTGCTTGTAAGTTCCAAGCTCTTCTTACAAGGGTCAGAACCGAGAAGATGGCCAAGAACAATACAATTTGTACATAAAGGCATATCTAAGCCATCGGGGGAATGCAAGACTAACCCATGGCGTACTTCTGGGTCCAGCTCCTAGCAGTCTGCTCGTACTTAGACCTGTCTGTCTTGTACATGTGTGCGATTTCTGGCACCAGGGGGTCGTCGGGGTTAGGGTCCGTCAAAAGTGAGCAGATTGAGAGCAGCACCTGAAAGTATACATATAATTAACTCACATAGAAATAAAGGGAAGTCCGCAGACTGCAGGTTGTGACACAGATCCAAAGACTATGTTCGGGAGTAGGCTTTCGAGTTTCTCAAGTGTCACACTTAAAGATGAGATAAAAACATATTCGATGCAAGAAAAATGAATTGTGCTGCACTCAGCCACAGAGCAGCAGGACTATGAAAACAAAGAAGATTTAACTTATAATCAAACTCTCCCACAGTCAAACAGATTATTCATGAGAGAAAGAAGATGCGGTTTTTTGTCAAATCCAGTGGTAGAAGAAGTCAACGTTGGTTCTTGCTTGACAGAGAATGATAATGTCTAGCACATTCAACAACTTTTTATGAAACATATCTGTTTACTATCACGTTCATGACAATAAGGAAACAAATGTTGTATGAGATGATGGATAGTTAATTATTGGAATAGGGAAGAGTGCATATTAGGGTGTTAATTGCCGTTATGGTATTTATCATCTGTACCTTGGAAATTGTCAAGGCGGGGCTCCACTGTTCTTTCAAGATATCAAGGCAAATGCTCCCATTGCTGTTAATATTGGGATGAAAAACTTTGGTTCTGAATGCTACCTGCAAAACACAACAAAGAAAAGTTCAGAGACATGTTTACTTCAAGATCCCAAATTGATTGCTATCATTCTAAAATGTGTTCTAGA
This DNA window, taken from Salvia splendens isolate huo1 chromosome 18, SspV2, whole genome shotgun sequence, encodes the following:
- the LOC121777731 gene encoding ubiquitin-conjugating enzyme E2 28-like, with the protein product MASKRILKELKDLQKDPPTSCSAGPVGEDMFHWQATIMGPQDSPYAGGVFLVTIHFPPDYPFKPPKVAFRTKVFHPNINSNGSICLDILKEQWSPALTISKVLLSICSLLTDPNPDDPLVPEIAHMYKTDRSKYEQTARSWTQKYAMG